The genome window cccctggacacacacagtgcCTATCATTTCAGAGCCTTCAttcagccctgttagtctggggccgtCGAATCCTCTACCCAGTTGTGTAAACTGCTCACCCTCAGAGTGTATTCTTGAGAACTGAGACACTTTGGGTCAAATGAGCTAAAAGGAAACAAGGCcattggatatcagtgactcagATCTTTGTGTCGGTTTATCTGTCTGTCGGTGtacatgttcttttatgaaaagtattgCTAGCTGTCGTCATTACATCtcgatctgtgtgtctgtgtgtctaagTGGGTCAATGAGAAATGTATCTCTACCTCCGGAGGGTATTAACAAAACTGATTTacagacaagcgcttgtgaaaatcgggcgttctaaaacttccaggaaATTCTAATAATACAAGATGTTAGGCGTGAATGCTACCTTAAGTGGAACTGAAATGGACGTGTCCTTAGGATTATCAGCTGCGTCAGTTCACCTGCAGTCATTTAGGtgcatgttatctgctaaatctttcaagaataagatgcttagaggcttgactctGTCTCACATTCAGTCAAGGTTTCGTAAGCGGTCTAGCATAGTTAAGAATAGGTCAACTGAGTGTGTAGCAGGGGAACAGAACAGCTCACTAGTAattgtgtgtgacagtgtgtatacccacctacagcctgagaattttgGTCGTAACCTAAAATCTTACAGTTTTGCTCGGTTTAGACATACTTACTCTGTGCCGAGTGGGATCGTGCCGTAAAGCACGCGATTCCGGAAATTATTCAAGGTGCTCATccatttgtcaatctaaagaatgctagtgtgacagtttacagtagcctacttctcagtgttcactgaaaattgaagttcctaatggttttttTGAATTTTACCTCAAACTATTCAAAGTCATGAGGAAAACTTTTGTGCGTGCAAAAAAAATGGGTCTTTGGATAAAAGGAAGTAATAAccttgttctaaagtacagctgtttctTAAAAGAGGGAGAACACGGATGTGTAAGGAAAGTTGTGGAAGGCTTGTGGAAAAGTGGATATAGtcatgctctgtgaaataaaagcgaatgagtcttgatatcaaggaCACGGCAAAATccgaattttgttttcagtgaaaaAGACAACGTTTTCTTGAACGGTTAGTCAGTCTGCTGCTCTTCATGTGGAAAGATTGCAAGAGGTTTTCgcattgttttatcaaagcagttccTCATGCTGAAAGTCTCAAGGAGTCGTCTGAGTattgaagaaaatgagatctcCCTAtgaaaaggactaaaagctaaacgtTGTTCACGACTGTGGAACCCTCtctatttgcctttgaggtattttgtggTCGCTCTGGTTAAGTGGATAAGTATGGCTTCTTGGCAACGTATCTATCATCTTACTGAAGCAAGTGCggaagaaactttcttctgacagcgTCCCAGCATCAAGTTCAAAAAGGTGCTTATTAGCCTCTACCTACCTCTGATATtctccagagggcccctggaacatgtcagaggaattttttctcctcgtCGGGGAAAATATCTGGCTATTTTGGCCTAtttctctgacacacacacacacacacacacacacacacacacacacacacacacacacacagacatttctttatttgtttatttctttacctgGAGAGCACTgccaaagggaatgatgctaaactttgtgactgaatgttttgtgttacaacAATATCCGGATTTCCTTATGTCCACTGTCTTAGAGTAAGctctctcatcagatctttaaccattgtcatttgtaagtcttttttcATCTCTAGTCACTGGTTTATTACTCCTAAGCCAGTCGAGAACTGAGAACTacatttcagcagaacaggtattagttacctAGGGCTACGtcaactaaggaagatgattttgtggcctTTTGTTTCAAGTGTTGCTGATAAGCTGCCAACAGTTTAGTCAATGACTATCTGTATAAGCAGACTTGAAACTTCATCTtcctacctgatccctccagaatttaaaaactctccgTGACTATTTTTATACCTCGTGGCAGTCTGTTTATTCGCATGATTTCAATAGGAATCAGCTTTCCCTGTCAGAGGACCcgttaaaaacactggttatattagcaaggctttgactggaatgtgaTACCCGAGAggcacgtgtgtaaactcagataggaacggacagctttaaggaactaaggctGTCTtgataaagccaacaaagccccttggaagagcaggcctggtaccttgcttacagggttcccagcagcctgatGAGGTTGAGtgaggaaggtcacttcctggcaggtacgggaacctcaggatgtctcgGGGACCTCCAGAAGGGAGGAATTCGCCCAAATCCACAGGCACTGCAGGCACAACCCCATGGCTAGTCTGGCTTGGCTATCTGGCCTCACGGGGGCCCTTGAAAGTTCCATCTGAAATTCCTTGTGAAAAGTGCCAGTAAAGCCCATTTTAAAAGGCCTATGTAACCGATGGCTCCTCTTGATGCATTTATGCAAATAATCGAGCCAAAGGCGAGTGATTTTCTAGAGGAAAGTATCGTTTCAATCACACCGCCTTTATCTGTACTACATCCTACTACCAGTCACTGGGACAGAAACTGAattcagaattctagtttccccagaAAATATCTGGCTACGATTCTCCAGATGTGTTagtttctcccccccccccccccgccccatcATTTCTATTAAAGTTTCACTCTTTCCGGTTCTCATATTCCACCATGCATTCTTCATCTCATCACGTTGGTCCTTCcggaatggaaaatccaactgcAGATGTTGCTATTTAACCTAATAACGCCATtggttctatcttgcctagaggCCACAACACTGCACATAGTCATAGAAAAGGAACccggaatagaagtgcccatcttccgaggGCCTCCTCAACTGACCGCTGATGGAGACCTGACTGCGCCCTTTAGtgcaccccttctcagcatggagcagccagagcggtcgtcatcgccccctttccctagcagcagctagggtctccatctgtagaggggggaatgagacagggaccgtgggcttagacagggtagggtgagggcctccggagaaagcaaggcaagaCATTCACGGTCAAAGCCACGTCACAATccatgtaaagtccctatcgaaactctgtgttcagcggTATGCAGAGTGGAGGTCACACTAATTGTGTAGGGTCGAGACACTAGACTAGGAAtgtagacatcttcagtgagatcagttcaAGGTCAGAAGGCCAGGAGCGACTCGGCCCGGAATGTTTTCAGTGTTCGGCAAGGtgatctcagcataacccgtgacttcactgtcaACAGCCCTGGCagacagacaacaacccagccggcccatcttgagggcagggcagcgCACGGCAGGTGGTgtaagtccacaccctaagccctcaaaattctcaaaaatccTCCACTGCCTCTAAATCCCCTAGACAGCACACCACtgcagactctcttgtcccctcctggggtGAGCCAGGAGCCCCTTCTGTCCCgtccgccccccccaccccccaaacacCACCACCTCTCTCACTGtatttctaaacaaagaaagcctctccctggctctcctaccttgggtgtctGTGAAACTCATCCTTGGActttgcaaacaagaaccctggcatcgtCAACTCAAAGAATCGGGTGGCCACTGGAAAGACTTCCTAGCTTTCTCCACCTACGTGGTTATCCTCCATGGGGTTCTTTCCCTCTGGGTACCTAGTTTCTCCCTGGCCTTCAGAGTCAAGAAGACCCTTCACCAGAAAACTCCCAGGGGGGTGCTGAATATCACCTTCCGATCTTGCCAGGTAGTGACTCCGAAACTACTCActcttctttctttgaaaatatcttgtCGGTTTCCAGCCAGGACAGAGATGAAATATCTTTGGCACTATTGAAAAACACCCCATTGGCTGTAAGGGGTTGAACTCCCCAAAGAGGGTGCACAGAGGACATGACCCTCTGAGGCTCCAGAGCCACTGGCAGAGACAGCAGCAGGGAGGAATGGAcaccccacccaccctggccATAGGTGCCAGGTAGGCAGAAAGCCAAGCCCAGGTGTAGGATGTTCTGAAAAacagtgaaacaaagaaaagaaagaaagaaagaacgaaagaaagaaagaaaaagaaagggtaaGAAGGCAGTGGCTATTTACCTGGGAGACAAAGGCTCCTCCTTAACAAATATGtctggatttggaaaggaagaggcaGTGTTATTATCCTGCCTTGCTTGGACCCTACAGACACAGATTCGGAAGAGCTGCTTCCGGCAAAGATGTGGGCTTCTGCCAGTTCTTCCAGGATGCTCTCTCTACAGGCTCTGGTCCCTACCAGATTTCCCCTTAGTGGCTGTGGAAGGGAACAAAGTAGCAGTTGGAGTTACATTCAGCGTTACAGtccttcctttctcccccacACTGACTTCAcatcctccccccccccccccccccatatttTCTCCCCCCTCATACATATCCTATCAAGGCTTCTTTGTCATTCGCTTTCTGTAACGACGCTTTCATCGAGGCTATCTATGCTGGGATCTGGAAGACTTTGCTTAGATTCTAGTTGGAATGCTCCTCCTAGTGGCCAAAGTTCTTCTAGGTCGTCATCACCCTGAGGGCTGGCAGCGATTTTTCAGAGCCCTCGCTGGAACCCGTGGGATTTTCTAACATATTTTGCTCCAGCCGTGTCTGGCCACCAATGGTGCTGTCACTCACTTTTCTGTCCCATCGCTCCCAGGGTCTCCAACAGGATGGTTATGAAGCTAACTCTTCAGCACGTACAATGAGCTGAGGACGATTTGGCTAGATACTCACAGCCTCCAGACCCATGGTTTCTGGTGACGGAAGGTGGCGCCCCTGCCTAACTTTTTCAAGTTTCTAGGAttctcctccctgctgcccactgACAAATCCAAAACTCTCTGGAGACCGACatggagagggagacagagggagagagggagagagggggagagagagggggggggggcggggagagatggagatggagatgcaTGTCGGAAGACATCAAAGGGCTTCGTGAGCCCTGTACGATGCTAGCCAGAAGGAGGGGACTGGACTGAGGCCTGGGACAGGGACAGGAGGagtctgcttcaccagcagcagccGGGCACGGTGAACGGGATCCCTGTGTCCGCCCGCCTCAAGAAACAGGGCATGTTTAAGAAGGGTGCGGGGCCTGGAGGGGagtttgggggttggggggcaggcccacaccccacaccccaaaAGCGTGTCCCAGGTGTTCCAGTTGCACATTGCACTTGCACGGGGGAAGCGTGGGGACCCGTTTCCAGGTggggtgtgtgtgatgtgtgaggTCAAGGGGCTTTGGTGAAGATTGTCCCGCCGTTTGGTTTTGCtcgctggctggctggctggctggctggctggctggctggctcggCCCCCGACCCCCCATCGCCCGGCCCTGGCGTCTTTTTCCAGGGCATGGATGTCTGACAGCCCTGATCCCCGTGGGCAGGGAGGCAGTCGGTCAGGGCTTTCCTCCCGTGAGTGGCCTTGGCACACCTTTGCGGGTAGGGTGggggcgttgtgtattttcctcggtcgGCTCTTGCCTCTGCCGCCACAAAGAATGGAAGTGCAGAGACACGGTAATGAAGCAGCAGACCAAACGTTTTAGTGTAAGTGactgaaagaaagagaggaaaagtgcAGGCCACCTCAGGGAGGAGGGGCGCCCTCGCCCTGAGAGGTTTCCGTTTTATTGGAAGAGATCAAGTGCACACTTGGAGAGAGGGGAGTGTGAGCTACCTCATCGCAGAGAAGAGGCGTGAGATACAGTTTGAAGGCATGAgcttagaaagtgcgggcgagctcagagagaggagcgcaccTACGGTTTCAGagtcgggtttttttttttttttttttttataggctAGGCAGTGGACGATGATCAGGAATGCTGCGACCCCGGGCCAGTTGCTGACCGGCCAAAGTGCCCCAGAATATTCATCTTTGTtcagacattaagtttcttccttccttccttccttccttccttccttccttccttccttccttccttccttccttccttccttccttcctttccttccttcatccctccctccctccctccctctcctcctcctcctcctcctcctcctttctcccccaCACTGACTTCacatcccccccccccacccccttgtccaaggttgcacagctgCTCAGTGGTTGAACTGGGACATTAACTCAAGTCCATTgggtccaaatggaacaataacaCTGGAACTGGAAACGTTTTAGTAGCAAAAATAACTATCAGAACAACTAGTAATGTGCCCTGGACACTTGCTGTGTGCCGGGCACCTTGCTCAGCTCGCCGTTGTTCATGCAGGCCTCACACCaacctcctcctcgtcctcctcgtcctcctcgtcctcctcgtcctcctcttcctcctcctcctcctcttcttcttcttcttcttcttcttcttcttcttcttcttcttcttcttcttcttcttcttcttcttcttcttcttcttcttctttcacaCAAGAAAATATACTTCGTCGATCCCTCTCCTGAATAATCAGCTTCTGTGTGGAAACATATTAGTCAAGATGGTCTGCCTTGCCTCCAGTGGGGGCTGAGGCACCATcggtttgattaaaatgcaatcttagctttaagacaGAATTCTTCTTGAAGAGGCTGGTGCTTTGAGCAGGTGCTCAAGTCAGTCTGACGCTGGTATGTGCTCACTGACACGAGAAAAGCATAGGCTATGGCTGAGATGCTTTTCTTCACCTGGGGAGTATTCAcacttctaggccaagttgctcctgggcTGTGAGATTTGTATCTTTTAACTGGTTTACTCTCTGAGGCCCTTGTAATACGCTTACCGGCCTTCTCCTCTTCCCAGCCCGCTCCTCTCTCTGTGTTCCTGCCAAACACATGTGCCCGGAGTTCTGTTGGGTTTACGCCGGTTTTGTGGGGGTGTCTGTCCATCGGCCGACATCATGACGAGGTCTCCGTGGGGTTGGAGCCTTTCCTTTATTCCTGTTTCCTGACAAGGCCGTCTGTGGCGATTCCGGTGACTTTGCCTGTCCCTCCCTAGGTCTTTAGGAAGAGAAACGTGTCCTTACAAAGAACACCCACCGTGTGTATATATACACGTGGAATCATAGGTATAGGTGTCTATGGGTACACGGGCACGCACGCCTATGAACGCGTGAGCGTATGCATGCGTGCTTACGTGTATGTGCGTGCTTACTCTTTTCTTTCAATGCCAGAGGAAAATGCTACTCCTTGTGCTTGTTCTTCTTCTTGCTCTTGTCGTTGTTGTTCTtgctcctcttttctttcttcttggtgTCCTTTCttatcttcttctttcttcttgttctttacctcttttcttcttcttccatcttctacttatttgctttttttctctctccttcttcctgtTCATgtgcctcttctttcttcttcttcttccttctgttgcttttctttctctctctcgctctctcatcctttctccttccttttttcccttcctttctctttctctgctgtcttccccccctttctctgttctctctccctctccctctccctctccctctctctctctctctctctctctctctctctctctctctctctctctctctcctctcctctcctgttcctccctccctccctccctccctccctgtctccctccctccctccctccctcccttccttttctttgggGTGGGGATATCATTAgtgtacaactacatgagcagCATGATGTTTACTATGCCTTCCCCATCACCACGTCCCCCCCTCACCACCCCCGACCCCGACATGCCGCATGacggtcactgtccatgagcgtagtaagatgctatagaatcgccacttgtcttctctgtgttgtatgaccccccccccccacattatgtctgccaATAGTAATGtcccccctttcctcccccccttgtccctcccttcccacccaccctccccagtccctttccctttggtaacggttagtccattcttgggttctgtgagtctactgctgttttgttccttcagtttgtatTCTttgatgttgatgttggaaggtCTTCTTCATGTGGTACcgtaattcgttttctgggtagccagatTAGGCTTTGGTCCTCGGTATGAACACAAACCACCCCTTTGCCCGCCCTCTGATGGGACCTTTATACCGTGGTGAGGAACCGATTGGAGACcgccacacaggaactgcctcttattttatttcatgtcatgtcatgtcatgtcatgtcatgtcatgtcatgtcatgtcatgtcatgtcatgtctCATGTCACGTCGTTTCATTTCAGAGAACGAAATATGATCCGAGAAATGTACTCCAGGGTGGCCGTTTCTGACGAGATTCGTTCTTCCTAGGCGACAGCGTGGGGGTGAGTTTCCGTCGGTGGgtgtcctccttcctccctttgtATTCCCTCGCGTTGCGGGTGGGTGGGGAGCCCCGGGGCGGCCCGGGATCGGATGGGGGAACCTTCGAGGCGGCCGGTGGCGAGCTCTCGCCGGCCCTGCGATCCGGATCCGTCCCGCGGACGGATCGATCGGCGCCGGTTGTCGGGCGCCACCTGCCGGCCGCTTTTATGCGGCCTGTTCCCTCTCGAGCTGCGGTGACGCCCGGCAAGGGACAGGACGTGGCCACGGTTCCCCGAGGCGGACTTCCAGGAGGACGCGGGCAGTGGGCGCTGCAGGCCCGGTCGTGCTGGGGCGCCGGCGCGCGCTGCGCTCGCCGGAGACTGCAGCCGCGGATTCGCCATCTCCGCCGGTGGCTGTCGCCGCGCTCGCTCCCTCGGtggcctgggccctgggaggcCGCCCGCACGGGTCGACTAGCAGCCGCCGCCGGTGTCCCTCCGCCCGCGGGGACCCCGGGGACCCCCCCCCCAACCCCGGCCGACCGAGACGCGGCTGCGGCGGAGAGGGAGGGAGACGCAGAcgcaggagggaggggagagagaggtgtTCGCGCGCCGTGCCGCGCGCCGCCCTTTCTCTGTTCGTTCTCCGTGGCGTGGCCAGGCGCTCCGTGCGTGTCACGCGTCTGCCCGGGCCTCCGCTCCGCTCGCTCGGCTCGGCGTCCGGCTCCGGAGGTGGGGGCTGTGGCCACGTGGCGTACGGGGTGGTCCCTGTGGGGCTCCGCGGGCCCTGCCTGCGGTCCCTCGTGTGGGATCCGGTCGTCCTAGGCGGCGCTTACGGTTGGGGAGGCGGATTTGGCCCCTTGCCCCGCCGCGCCGGGCCCTCCATTCCGGATGTGTGGATGGGATGggccggcccggcccggccggcCCGGCCGGCCCGGCATGGTTTTCTTTTACAGGAGTCTCGTCTCTTGGAAggactcccctccctccctccctccctccggccGACGTGTCTCGCGGAGGTGGGGACCGACCGGCGGCTGGGACAGGGAAGGGTGACCCCCGActccgctgccgctgccgctgccgctgccgctgccgctgccgctgccgctgccgctgccgctgccgctgccgctgccgctgccgctgccgtGTGTCCCCGGGCCTCCCTGCTGTCGTCCCACCGCCCCGCCGCCTGTCcgacccctccccccacccccccaccccccctccccccccacagGGTCGACCAGATGGCCCCGGGGGCCCTGGAGCCCTGGTGACAGTGGAGTGATGCTGGGGGGGATTGGGCCCGGTGGCCAGGCCACGCGCTCGGCAGGGCGGGGGACCCCGCTGTCCGTGGGGAGGCCCTGTGATTCCTCTCTGGAGAGGTGGTCCGTTTGTACCTGCAGAGAGGTGCTGACACCCTGTCACTCGGTGCTTGTCGCTGAGGGACTCTGGGACCTCTCTTGGACGCGCGTGGCACGCCTCCGGGCTTCTTGGGCGTGTGTGCGGCCGGCCGGATACCCGGCTCCGCTCCTGTATTCCTGAGGCCGCCGCCCGCGCGGGCCTGTGCGCTGGCTCTTGCCGCGTGTGCTCGGGAAGGTCCCGACCAGGGTGCTGCCACCCTCTGGTGCCTGGTTGCCGCAAGGgcggtgggggaggaggagccgTGCCGTGTGCGCGTGTGGGTCCTCTGAACGCCCCCGCGTGGTGCTCTCCCTGCCTGCCGTTTGTGTGCCTGGGTCGCCGCGGTCGTGATGGATTCCCCCGCGACCCACCCCTGGAAGCTCTTGTGCCTCCTGCGTCGGGCGCTGGTCTGCTGTGGGGTTCTCTCGACTGCACCGCCCTCCTCTTACTCTTGGGGGGGACGGGCGGGCCTGGTGGAGGCGGAAAGCGGGCCCCCGTCGCCGGTTCCTGTCCTCAGCGGGccgccctccccccccccccctctcTCCCACACACGCGGGGGCGTCCCCGTGTGC of Manis javanica isolate MJ-LG unplaced genomic scaffold, MJ_LKY HiC_scaffold_29, whole genome shotgun sequence contains these proteins:
- the LOC140847650 gene encoding uncharacterized protein, whose product is RQRGGEFPSVGVLLPPFVFPRVAGGWGAPGRPGIGWGNLRGGRWRALAGPAIRIRPADGSIGAGCRAPPAGRFYAACSLSSCGDARQGTGRGHGSPRRTSRRTRAVGAAGPVVLGRRRALRSPETAAADSPSPPVAVAALAPSVAWALGGRPHGSTSSRRRCPSARGDPGDPPPNPGRPRRGCGGEGGRRRRRREGRERCSRAVPRAALSLFVLRGVARRSVRVTRLPGPPLRSLGSASGSGGVSSLGRTPLPPSLPPADVSRGGGDRPAAGTGKGDPRLRCRCRCRCRCRCRCRCRCRCRCRCRCRCRVSPGLPAVVPPPRRLSDPSPHPPTPPPPPQGRPDGPGGPGALVTVE